A stretch of Nonomuraea africana DNA encodes these proteins:
- a CDS encoding copper homeostasis protein CutC produces MTGSLLEVIALDVRDAVAAEQGGADRLEVVADMAADGLSPATETVAAIARECRLPQMVMLRTEANFGADSVDKLSSQVKELAEAGAAGFVFGFLDADGAVDLAATETLIHAVSPLPWTFHRAVDHAADIQASWRAVRLLPNLATVLTAGSPTGVADGLPVLKARAEAGDAGLILAGGGLRLRHIPTLLDYGVRAFHVGSAVRESWTTPVDTRQVSQWRALIDRDV; encoded by the coding sequence ATGACCGGATCCTTGCTCGAGGTGATCGCGCTCGACGTGCGCGACGCCGTGGCCGCAGAACAGGGCGGCGCCGACCGCCTGGAGGTCGTCGCCGACATGGCGGCCGACGGGCTCAGCCCCGCGACGGAGACGGTCGCCGCGATCGCCAGGGAGTGCCGGCTTCCCCAGATGGTGATGCTGCGCACCGAGGCGAACTTCGGCGCCGACTCCGTCGACAAGCTGAGCTCCCAGGTGAAGGAGCTGGCCGAGGCGGGGGCGGCGGGCTTCGTGTTCGGTTTCCTCGACGCCGACGGCGCCGTGGACCTCGCCGCCACCGAGACGCTGATCCACGCGGTCTCGCCGCTGCCGTGGACCTTTCACCGGGCCGTCGACCACGCCGCCGACATCCAGGCGTCGTGGCGGGCGGTGCGGCTGCTGCCCAACCTGGCCACCGTGCTGACCGCCGGCTCGCCCACCGGCGTCGCCGACGGCCTGCCCGTGCTCAAGGCCCGCGCCGAGGCGGGCGACGCGGGGCTGATCCTCGCCGGCGGCGGCCTGCGGCTGCGCCACATCCCGACCCTGCTCGACTACGGCGTGCGCGCCTTCCACGTCGGCAGCGCGGTCCGCGAATCGTGGACCACCCCGGTCGACACCCGCCAGGTCTCCCAGTGGCGCGCCCTGATCGACCGCGACGTCTGA
- a CDS encoding GNAT family N-acetyltransferase, with protein MHSNTLLHPLTLRRAVPADLPEVLSLLADTSEWLHRQGVRQWPRGGFGPERIEPLIEEQVLYVLEGDFGATVATIALDGHADPEFWTPADEPGAALYVHKLAVSRAASGTGLGDALLDWAGASVAAAGLDWLRLDCAKDNARLQQYYRRRGFRHLRTVDLPHRASGALFQRPALLRTGTADDLFRTADLVNA; from the coding sequence ATGCACTCCAACACCCTCCTTCACCCTCTGACCCTCAGGCGTGCCGTACCCGCCGACCTCCCAGAAGTTCTCTCCCTCCTCGCCGACACCTCCGAGTGGCTGCACCGGCAGGGCGTACGACAGTGGCCGCGCGGCGGCTTCGGCCCCGAGCGGATCGAGCCCCTGATCGAGGAGCAGGTCCTCTACGTGCTGGAAGGCGACTTCGGTGCGACCGTCGCGACGATCGCGCTCGACGGGCACGCCGACCCGGAGTTCTGGACTCCCGCCGACGAGCCCGGCGCGGCCCTCTACGTGCACAAGCTCGCCGTCTCCCGCGCCGCCTCGGGGACCGGGCTCGGTGACGCGCTGCTCGACTGGGCCGGCGCGAGCGTCGCGGCCGCCGGGCTCGACTGGCTCAGGCTCGACTGCGCCAAGGACAACGCGCGCCTGCAGCAGTACTACCGGCGCCGCGGTTTCCGCCACCTCCGCACGGTGGACCTGCCGCACCGGGCCTCGGGCGCGCTGTTCCAGCGGCCCGCGCTGCTGCGCACCGGCACCGCAGACGACCTGTTCCGAACAGCGGATCTTGTCAACGCCTGA
- a CDS encoding GntR family transcriptional regulator → MKVARSSLYQQVASDLRRAIYSGDLGPGAQLPTEATLQDKYGVSRNTVRLALGELVNEGLVTRAPRRGTVVRDRRPLLMYPQRELAPQPTGEVREAFAYAVSQEGREPSQLIEVQIVSPVEEIASRLELSDADLAVVRRRLRFVDGQPYNTNDSYFPRDIVRGSEIEQPGDIARGANRVLEELGHGQVRVVDDIMARMPNQAEAERLQLELGTPVVVYIRVGYDSGDTPVRVAVSVLPADKHLIRYELGLR, encoded by the coding sequence GTGAAAGTGGCACGGTCGTCGCTGTATCAGCAGGTGGCTTCGGATCTGCGAAGGGCCATCTACTCCGGCGACCTCGGCCCCGGGGCGCAATTGCCCACAGAAGCGACTCTTCAGGACAAATACGGAGTAAGTCGCAATACCGTCAGACTGGCCCTTGGTGAACTGGTGAACGAGGGCCTCGTCACGCGTGCCCCCCGGCGCGGCACGGTCGTGCGGGACCGCAGGCCGTTGCTGATGTACCCGCAGCGGGAGCTCGCCCCGCAGCCGACCGGCGAAGTGCGCGAGGCCTTCGCCTACGCCGTCTCCCAGGAGGGGCGCGAGCCGAGCCAGCTGATCGAGGTGCAGATCGTCAGCCCGGTCGAGGAGATCGCCAGCCGCCTGGAGCTCAGCGACGCCGACCTGGCCGTCGTGCGGCGGCGGCTGAGGTTCGTCGACGGCCAGCCCTACAACACCAACGACTCCTACTTCCCCAGGGACATCGTCCGCGGCTCGGAGATCGAGCAGCCCGGCGACATCGCCCGAGGGGCGAACAGGGTGCTCGAAGAGCTCGGCCACGGGCAGGTGCGGGTGGTCGACGACATCATGGCGCGGATGCCGAACCAGGCCGAGGCCGAGCGCCTCCAGCTGGAGCTCGGGACCCCGGTCGTGGTCTACATCAGGGTCGGCTACGACAGCGGCGACACGCCCGTGCGCGTGGCGGTGTCGGTGCTCCCCGCCGACAAGCACTTGATCCGTTACGAGCTCGGTCTCCGCTAG
- a CDS encoding Zn-ribbon domain-containing OB-fold protein, which produces MDRDSAEWWELVAKGVLAVQRCDSCGLARFPARAFCAACRTEGWSWARLAPLGVVESWIVSHWRAPEPFTVVRVRPAEAPGCVMYGTWRGEREPRQGERVVPLFTDQPSIEWRPADASGSDA; this is translated from the coding sequence GTGGACAGGGACTCGGCCGAGTGGTGGGAGCTGGTGGCCAAGGGGGTGCTGGCCGTGCAGCGGTGCGACTCTTGCGGGCTGGCGCGCTTCCCTGCGCGGGCGTTCTGCGCCGCCTGCCGTACCGAGGGGTGGTCGTGGGCGCGGCTGGCGCCGCTCGGGGTGGTGGAGAGCTGGATCGTGAGCCACTGGCGCGCGCCGGAGCCGTTCACCGTGGTGCGGGTGCGGCCGGCCGAGGCGCCGGGATGCGTGATGTACGGGACGTGGCGCGGGGAGCGGGAGCCGCGCCAGGGTGAGCGGGTGGTCCCGCTCTTCACCGATCAGCCGTCGATCGAGTGGCGGCCGGCGGACGCGAGCGGCTCCGACGCCTGA
- a CDS encoding thiolase C-terminal domain-containing protein has translation MAKRLLDFRDATALAGIGYTSFSKDSGVSTLTLACRAIMSALDDAGLGPDDVDGIATHRVGDSAAPSLVGPALGIHAPAWHLDQFGGGSVSHAIVGQAALAVAAGIADVVVCYRAINARSEFRMGSAPNPSPETQYLAPYGYGAPVQQFAMYARTHMLKYGTKAEHFGQVAVAQRAYAARNPRALMRRPITMSDYLASRPIAEPLRLLDCCLETDGAVAVVVTTAERARDLRRPPVLISGAAWGGGDSFLSPGEPTVTAAAALAPRLYGMAGVGPADIDVAELYDCFTYSVIVQLEDYGFCAKGEGGPFAASGEGPPVNTHGGFLSEGYVHGLNHVAEAVSQLRGDAGERQVAGAEVALSTAQPGHILPATSALILRRG, from the coding sequence GTGGCCAAGCGCTTGCTTGATTTTCGGGACGCCACCGCCCTCGCGGGCATCGGCTACACGTCCTTCTCCAAGGACTCGGGCGTCAGCACGCTCACTCTCGCCTGCCGGGCGATCATGAGCGCGCTCGACGACGCGGGGCTCGGCCCCGACGACGTGGACGGCATCGCCACACACCGGGTCGGCGACTCGGCTGCGCCCTCGCTGGTCGGCCCCGCGCTCGGGATCCACGCGCCCGCCTGGCATCTCGACCAGTTCGGCGGCGGCAGCGTCTCGCACGCGATCGTAGGGCAGGCGGCGCTGGCGGTGGCGGCGGGGATCGCCGACGTGGTCGTGTGCTACCGCGCGATCAACGCGCGCTCCGAGTTCCGCATGGGCTCCGCGCCCAACCCGAGCCCGGAGACGCAGTACCTCGCCCCCTACGGCTACGGCGCGCCGGTGCAGCAGTTCGCGATGTACGCCCGCACACACATGCTGAAATATGGCACAAAAGCGGAACATTTTGGGCAGGTGGCGGTCGCGCAACGCGCCTACGCGGCACGGAACCCGCGCGCGCTCATGCGCCGGCCGATCACCATGTCCGACTATCTCGCCAGCCGCCCGATCGCCGAGCCGCTGCGCCTGCTCGACTGCTGCCTGGAGACCGACGGCGCGGTCGCGGTGGTGGTGACCACCGCCGAACGCGCGAGAGACCTGCGCCGCCCGCCCGTGCTGATCTCCGGAGCGGCGTGGGGCGGCGGCGACTCCTTCCTGTCCCCGGGCGAGCCGACCGTCACCGCGGCCGCCGCCCTCGCCCCTCGCCTGTACGGCATGGCGGGCGTGGGCCCCGCCGACATCGACGTCGCCGAGCTCTACGACTGCTTCACCTACTCGGTGATCGTCCAGCTGGAGGACTACGGGTTCTGCGCCAAGGGGGAGGGCGGCCCGTTCGCGGCCTCGGGAGAGGGTCCGCCGGTCAACACGCATGGCGGGTTCCTGTCGGAGGGATACGTGCACGGGCTCAACCACGTCGCCGAGGCGGTCTCCCAGCTGCGCGGCGACGCGGGCGAGCGGCAGGTCGCGGGCGCGGAGGTGGCGCTGTCCACCGCCCAGCCCGGACACATCCTGCCGGCCACGTCGGCGCTGATCCTGCGGAGGGGATGA
- a CDS encoding flavin reductase family protein: protein MSTHAARLIVADSCDGRPPVVPHHTVNGAAMHGNGHLEGRRFRSVLSRFATGVVAITALDPDTGEPAGLAANSFTSVSLDPPLVAFCVAHTSTSWPRLRAAKTVTVNVLAEHQQPVCAQLAAKGGDKFAGLSWTRSPGGNPLLEGALAWLECSIEAEHPAGDHVIVVARVHQLDAHADGGPLVFYRGGYGRFTS from the coding sequence ATGAGCACACACGCCGCCCGGCTGATAGTGGCGGACAGCTGTGACGGCAGGCCGCCTGTCGTCCCGCACCACACCGTCAACGGAGCCGCGATGCACGGTAACGGCCATCTGGAGGGACGGCGCTTCAGGTCGGTGCTGAGCAGGTTCGCCACCGGCGTCGTGGCCATCACCGCCCTCGACCCCGACACGGGCGAACCCGCGGGGCTGGCCGCCAACTCCTTCACCTCGGTCTCCCTCGACCCGCCACTGGTCGCCTTCTGCGTCGCCCATACCAGCACCAGCTGGCCCAGGCTCAGGGCGGCCAAAACGGTGACGGTCAACGTGCTCGCCGAGCACCAGCAGCCGGTGTGCGCGCAGCTGGCGGCCAAGGGCGGCGACAAGTTCGCCGGGCTGTCGTGGACCCGCTCCCCCGGCGGCAACCCGCTGCTGGAAGGGGCGCTGGCCTGGCTCGAGTGCTCGATCGAGGCCGAGCACCCCGCGGGCGACCACGTGATCGTCGTCGCCAGGGTCCACCAGCTCGACGCGCACGCCGACGGCGGTCCGCTGGTGTTCTACCGCGGCGGATACGGACGCTTCACCTCATGA
- a CDS encoding acyl-CoA dehydrogenase family protein: protein MTLRHEARAWLESALTGEFAHARGLGGPGREHEGHDIRHAWERHLGRAGWTCLGWPKEYGGRAASLEDQIAFHEEYARADAPARVGHIGEGLIGPTILDFGTQEQKDRFLPPIQRGDELWCQGYSEPEAGSDLAGVQTRAVLDDGEWVVTGQKVWTSLAHVADWCFVLCRTEAGSKRHHGLSYLLVPMRQAGVEVRPIKQLTGTAEFNEVFFDGARTAAQNILGARGEGWRVAMATLGYERGVSTLGQQVGFQRELSKVIATAKRTGAFGDPLVRDRLARSWLELRIMRLNALRPDTEPTIAKLYWSRWHQRLGELAQDVLGKEGLVGELDDLQRLYLFSRADTIYAGSSEIQLNIIAERALGLPREPRTEPR from the coding sequence ATGACGCTCAGGCACGAGGCGAGGGCTTGGCTGGAGTCCGCGCTGACCGGCGAGTTCGCGCACGCCCGCGGGCTCGGCGGCCCCGGCCGCGAGCACGAGGGCCACGACATACGGCACGCGTGGGAGCGCCACCTGGGCAGGGCGGGCTGGACCTGTCTCGGCTGGCCGAAGGAGTACGGCGGCCGCGCCGCCTCCCTCGAGGACCAGATCGCCTTCCACGAGGAGTACGCCAGGGCCGACGCCCCGGCCCGTGTCGGCCACATCGGCGAGGGGCTGATCGGCCCGACCATCCTCGACTTCGGCACCCAGGAGCAGAAGGACCGCTTCCTGCCGCCGATCCAGCGCGGCGACGAGCTGTGGTGCCAGGGCTACTCCGAGCCGGAGGCGGGCTCCGACCTGGCCGGTGTGCAGACCAGGGCGGTGCTCGACGACGGCGAGTGGGTGGTCACCGGCCAGAAGGTGTGGACGTCGCTGGCCCACGTGGCCGACTGGTGCTTCGTGTTGTGCCGTACCGAGGCGGGCTCGAAGCGGCACCATGGGCTGTCGTACCTGCTGGTCCCGATGCGCCAGGCGGGCGTCGAGGTGCGGCCGATCAAGCAGCTCACCGGCACCGCGGAGTTCAACGAGGTCTTCTTCGACGGCGCCAGGACGGCCGCGCAGAACATCCTGGGCGCGCGCGGCGAGGGCTGGCGGGTGGCGATGGCCACGCTCGGCTACGAGCGCGGCGTCTCCACCCTGGGCCAGCAGGTCGGCTTCCAGCGCGAGCTGTCCAAGGTGATCGCGACCGCGAAGCGGACGGGCGCCTTCGGCGACCCGCTGGTCAGGGACCGCCTGGCCCGCTCGTGGCTGGAGCTGCGGATCATGCGGCTCAACGCGCTGCGCCCCGACACCGAGCCGACGATCGCCAAGCTCTACTGGTCGCGCTGGCACCAGCGCCTCGGCGAGCTGGCCCAGGACGTGCTCGGCAAGGAGGGCCTGGTGGGCGAGCTGGACGACCTGCAACGCCTCTACCTGTTCAGCCGCGCGGACACCATCTACGCGGGCTCGAGCGAGATCCAGCTCAACATCATCGCCGAGCGGGCGCTCGGACTGCCCCGAGAGCCGAGGACGGAGCCGCGATGA
- a CDS encoding SDR family oxidoreductase encodes MSPQPPYPRSHGLLDGRVTLVTAAAGTGIGYATARRCAEEGATIVISDRHERRLAEAAEALAELTGVKPLAVPCDVTSEAQVRALFEAALEAHGRLDVLVNNAGLGGTAELSEMTDEQWHAVLDVTLTGTMRCTRAALRHMVPQGSGVIVNNASVIGWRAQRGQSHYAAAKAGVMALTRCAALEAAEHGIRINAVAPSLAMHPFLAKVTTSEVLDELAGREAFGRAAEPWEVANVIVFLASDYSGYMTGEVISVSSQRA; translated from the coding sequence ATGAGCCCGCAGCCCCCCTACCCCCGCTCACACGGCCTGCTCGACGGCCGCGTCACGCTCGTGACGGCCGCGGCGGGCACCGGCATCGGCTACGCGACCGCCAGGCGCTGCGCGGAGGAGGGCGCGACGATCGTCATCTCCGACCGGCACGAACGCCGCCTGGCCGAGGCGGCCGAGGCGCTCGCGGAGCTGACGGGGGTCAAGCCGCTGGCCGTACCGTGCGACGTGACCTCGGAGGCGCAGGTGCGCGCGCTGTTCGAGGCGGCGCTCGAGGCGCACGGGCGCCTCGACGTGCTCGTCAACAACGCCGGCCTCGGCGGTACGGCGGAGCTGAGCGAGATGACCGACGAGCAGTGGCACGCGGTGCTCGACGTGACGCTGACGGGAACGATGCGCTGCACTCGTGCCGCCCTGCGGCACATGGTCCCGCAGGGCTCCGGCGTGATCGTCAACAACGCCTCGGTGATCGGCTGGCGAGCCCAGCGCGGGCAGTCGCACTACGCGGCGGCCAAGGCCGGGGTCATGGCGCTGACCAGGTGCGCCGCGCTGGAGGCGGCCGAGCACGGGATCAGGATCAACGCGGTCGCGCCCTCGCTCGCCATGCACCCGTTCCTCGCCAAGGTCACCACCTCGGAGGTGCTGGACGAGCTGGCGGGCAGGGAGGCGTTCGGCAGGGCCGCCGAGCCGTGGGAGGTGGCCAACGTGATCGTCTTCCTGGCCAGCGACTACTCCGGCTACATGACCGGAGAGGTCATCTCGGTTTCGAGCCAGCGCGCCTGA
- a CDS encoding PadR family transcriptional regulator, with product MNMTEPMFLALTALVDEPRHGYGIVQEVERLSDGKVQLKIGTLYGVLDRLAAEGLVALDREEVQSGRLRRYYRLTDSGERALQTEVARLSGTLQTATERLSARRGAVSTRPSVAGGAA from the coding sequence ATGAATATGACGGAGCCCATGTTCCTGGCTCTGACCGCCCTGGTGGACGAGCCGCGCCACGGCTACGGGATCGTCCAGGAGGTCGAGCGGCTGTCCGACGGGAAGGTCCAGCTCAAGATCGGCACGCTCTACGGCGTGCTCGACCGGCTGGCCGCCGAGGGCCTCGTCGCCCTCGACCGCGAGGAGGTGCAGTCGGGCCGGCTGCGCCGCTACTACCGCCTCACCGACTCGGGCGAACGCGCCCTGCAGACGGAGGTGGCCAGGCTGTCGGGAACCCTGCAGACCGCCACCGAACGACTGAGCGCCCGCCGGGGCGCCGTCTCCACCCGCCCCTCGGTCGCCGGAGGCGCCGCATGA
- a CDS encoding SDR family oxidoreductase has translation MSLFSVEGKTVVVTGGSRGIGRMIAAGFVAAGATVYISARKTAEVEKAAAELGCVAVPADLSTPEGVGALAEAVEGPLHVLVNNAGATWGAPLEEYPEHAFDKLWGINVKGVFYLTQRLLPRLRAAATPDDPARVINIGSVDGIRVPSMENYAYSAAKAGVHMLTRHLARQLAPEHITVNAIAPGPFESKMMAFALDDPATRELVAGGVPLGRIGRPDDMAGAAIFLSSRAGAYLTGTVIPVDGGITA, from the coding sequence ATGAGTCTGTTCTCCGTGGAAGGCAAGACGGTCGTCGTCACCGGCGGCTCCAGGGGCATCGGGCGGATGATCGCGGCCGGGTTCGTCGCGGCGGGCGCCACTGTCTACATCTCCGCCCGCAAGACGGCCGAGGTCGAGAAGGCCGCCGCCGAGCTGGGGTGCGTCGCCGTGCCCGCCGACCTGTCGACGCCCGAAGGCGTCGGCGCGCTGGCCGAGGCGGTCGAGGGGCCGCTGCACGTGCTGGTCAACAACGCGGGGGCGACCTGGGGCGCGCCGCTGGAGGAGTATCCGGAGCACGCCTTCGACAAGCTGTGGGGCATCAACGTCAAGGGCGTCTTCTATCTGACCCAGCGCCTGCTCCCCCGGCTGCGCGCCGCGGCCACCCCCGACGACCCGGCCAGGGTGATCAACATCGGCTCTGTGGACGGCATCAGGGTGCCCTCGATGGAGAACTACGCCTACTCGGCGGCCAAGGCGGGCGTGCACATGCTGACCAGGCACCTGGCCAGGCAGCTCGCACCCGAGCACATCACGGTGAACGCGATCGCGCCCGGGCCGTTCGAGTCGAAGATGATGGCCTTCGCGCTGGACGACCCCGCCACCCGCGAGCTGGTCGCGGGCGGCGTGCCGCTGGGCAGGATCGGCCGCCCCGACGACATGGCCGGAGCGGCGATCTTCCTGTCCTCGCGCGCGGGGGCCTACCTGACCGGCACGGTGATCCCCGTAGACGGCGGAATCACCGCCTGA
- a CDS encoding RNHCP domain-containing protein, whose translation MPRQSSFRCVHCRLDVPMDAPGTRHRNHCPTCLWSRHVDRTPGDRAADCSAGMAPIAIHVRQGGEWQIIHRCTFCGELDANRIAGDDNPLTLMRLAVAPLAQPPFPLDWFARL comes from the coding sequence TTGCCTCGTCAGAGCTCGTTCCGCTGTGTCCACTGCCGCCTCGACGTCCCCATGGACGCTCCCGGCACCCGCCACCGCAACCACTGCCCGACCTGCCTGTGGTCGCGCCACGTCGACCGCACGCCCGGCGACCGCGCCGCCGACTGCTCCGCGGGGATGGCGCCGATCGCCATCCACGTACGGCAGGGCGGCGAATGGCAGATCATCCATCGCTGCACCTTCTGCGGCGAACTGGACGCCAACCGCATCGCCGGTGACGACAACCCGCTCACCCTGATGCGCCTGGCCGTCGCGCCCCTCGCCCAGCCCCCTTTCCCCCTCGACTGGTTCGCCCGCCTGTGA
- a CDS encoding ATP-grasp domain-containing protein, which translates to MTICAYVTFDDRDDHDDERELVLGAWRAAGIEGKAVSWDDPEIDWSVFDAAVIRSVWDYVGRRTEFVGWAHRAASVTKLLNPAAVIESNTDKTYLRELGVPIVPTHWSSSDLPRWDEYVVKPAISAGARDTIRTIDRAAAEAHAARLESEGRTPMVQPYLDMVETEGETSLLYFNRTFSHAVRRNAMLAPGQTLADNARAELRTPAPDQFELAEKVLAEIGGDLLYARVDLVRLADGSPALIELELTEPYLFLRYSEGAADRLARALGQLL; encoded by the coding sequence ATGACTATCTGTGCCTATGTGACGTTCGATGACCGCGACGACCACGACGACGAGCGGGAGCTCGTTCTCGGCGCATGGCGTGCGGCGGGCATCGAGGGCAAGGCGGTCTCATGGGACGATCCCGAGATCGACTGGAGCGTGTTCGACGCCGCCGTGATCCGTTCGGTGTGGGACTACGTCGGCAGGCGAACCGAGTTCGTGGGCTGGGCCCATCGGGCGGCGAGCGTGACGAAGCTGCTCAACCCGGCGGCCGTCATCGAGTCCAACACCGACAAGACCTACCTGCGTGAGCTGGGCGTGCCGATCGTGCCGACCCACTGGTCCTCCAGTGACCTGCCGCGGTGGGACGAGTACGTCGTCAAGCCCGCGATCTCCGCAGGCGCCAGGGACACGATCAGGACCATCGACCGGGCCGCCGCCGAGGCGCACGCCGCGAGGCTCGAGTCCGAGGGCCGCACGCCGATGGTCCAGCCGTACCTCGACATGGTGGAGACCGAGGGCGAGACCTCGCTGCTCTACTTCAACAGGACCTTCAGCCACGCCGTACGGCGCAACGCGATGTTGGCCCCTGGTCAGACGCTCGCCGACAACGCCCGCGCCGAGCTGCGCACGCCCGCCCCCGACCAGTTCGAGCTGGCCGAGAAGGTGCTCGCGGAGATCGGGGGCGACCTGCTGTACGCCAGGGTCGACCTGGTCAGGCTGGCCGACGGCAGCCCCGCGCTGATCGAGCTCGAGTTGACCGAGCCCTACCTGTTCCTGCGCTACAGCGAAGGCGCGGCGGATCGCCTGGCCAGGGCGCTGGGCCAGCTCCTCTGA
- a CDS encoding SDR family oxidoreductase translates to MARFVRADVRDPDDLERLFGGLERLDVLVNNAGGAPYAMVAGTSPRLHARVIELNLTAPLLAAQRAHPLLSAAQGTVIMIGSTSGTRPSPGTTAYGAAKAGLHHLAACLAAEWAPDVRVNTVVVGLAETENATEHYGDRSELMSATIPAGRMARPSDVGEVCLWLAGSGYVTGAQILLHGGGETPAWKWVASDEISG, encoded by the coding sequence GTGGCGCGGTTCGTGCGGGCCGACGTGCGCGACCCCGACGACCTGGAGCGGCTCTTCGGCGGCCTGGAGCGCCTCGACGTGCTGGTCAACAACGCGGGCGGCGCGCCGTACGCCATGGTCGCGGGAACCTCGCCCCGCCTGCACGCCCGCGTCATCGAGCTCAACCTCACCGCCCCCCTCCTGGCCGCCCAGCGCGCCCACCCGCTGCTCTCCGCCGCCCAAGGGACGGTGATCATGATCGGCAGCACCAGCGGTACCCGTCCCTCGCCCGGCACCACCGCCTACGGCGCCGCCAAGGCGGGACTGCACCACCTGGCCGCCTGCCTGGCCGCCGAGTGGGCTCCCGACGTCAGGGTGAACACGGTCGTCGTCGGCCTGGCCGAGACGGAGAACGCGACCGAGCACTACGGGGACCGGTCCGAGCTGATGAGCGCCACCATCCCCGCGGGTCGGATGGCCAGGCCGTCCGACGTGGGCGAGGTCTGCCTGTGGCTGGCGGGCTCGGGCTACGTGACGGGCGCGCAGATTCTCCTGCACGGAGGCGGCGAGACCCCTGCCTGGAAGTGGGTCGCATCTGATGAAATCTCCGGATAA
- a CDS encoding enoyl-CoA hydratase family protein, producing the protein MPITTHSGPIAEVVVDVPPVNALRVRDWHDLALAVQAAGQDPATRAVVLRAEGRGFNAGVDIKEMQATAGHTALVEANKGCYRAFAAVYDCEVPVVAAVHGFCLGGGVGLVGNADIVVASQDAYFGLPEVDRGALGAATHLARLVPQHLMRAMVYTCRNVTAHELHAFGSVLEVTPRDKLREAALAVAEVIAEKDPYVIRRAKESLNGIDPVDVKRSYRFEQGLTFELNLVGAGDEHRERFLR; encoded by the coding sequence ATGCCCATCACGACGCACTCCGGACCGATCGCCGAGGTGGTCGTCGACGTCCCCCCGGTCAACGCCCTGCGCGTGCGCGACTGGCACGACCTCGCCCTCGCCGTACAGGCCGCCGGACAGGACCCCGCGACCAGGGCCGTGGTGCTGCGAGCGGAGGGTCGCGGGTTCAACGCGGGCGTCGACATCAAGGAGATGCAGGCGACGGCGGGCCACACCGCGCTGGTCGAGGCGAACAAGGGCTGCTACCGGGCCTTCGCCGCCGTCTACGACTGCGAGGTGCCCGTGGTGGCCGCGGTGCACGGGTTCTGCCTGGGCGGCGGGGTCGGCCTCGTGGGCAACGCGGACATCGTGGTCGCCAGCCAGGACGCCTACTTCGGGCTGCCCGAGGTGGACAGGGGCGCGCTGGGCGCGGCGACGCACCTGGCCAGGCTGGTGCCGCAGCACCTCATGCGCGCCATGGTCTACACATGCAGGAACGTCACCGCCCACGAGCTGCACGCGTTCGGCTCGGTGCTCGAGGTGACCCCGCGCGACAAGCTGCGCGAGGCGGCGCTCGCCGTCGCCGAGGTGATCGCCGAGAAGGACCCCTACGTGATCCGCCGGGCCAAGGAGTCGCTCAACGGCATCGACCCCGTGGACGTCAAGCGCAGTTACCGCTTCGAGCAGGGCCTCACCTTCGAGCTCAACCTCGTGGGCGCGGGCGACGAGCACAGGGAGAGGTTCCTGCGGTGA
- a CDS encoding CoA transferase subunit A, with translation MTAAEVAARIESGMTVGVGGWGSRRKPMALIRALLDTPVTDLTIISYGGADVGMLCAAGKVRKVVAPFVTLDTIPLEPHFRAARQGGAIEFAEYDEGMFMFGLLAAAHRLPFLPTRAGLGSDVMRVNPGLRTVRSPYTEEDLVAVPALTMDVALVHLNRADRRGNAQYLGPDPYFDDLYAKAATSCYVSCERLVDSADLLKEGPVQSLLISRTFVTGVVEAPGGAGFTSCEPDYGRDEAEQRRYATTPWREYHDEQG, from the coding sequence ATGACGGCCGCCGAGGTCGCGGCCCGGATCGAGAGCGGGATGACCGTCGGCGTCGGCGGCTGGGGCTCGCGCCGCAAGCCGATGGCCCTGATCAGGGCCCTGCTCGACACGCCCGTGACCGATCTGACGATCATCTCGTACGGCGGTGCCGACGTCGGCATGCTGTGCGCGGCGGGCAAGGTGCGCAAGGTGGTCGCCCCTTTCGTCACGCTCGACACCATCCCGCTGGAGCCGCACTTCAGGGCCGCGCGGCAGGGCGGCGCGATCGAGTTCGCGGAGTACGACGAGGGCATGTTCATGTTCGGCCTGCTCGCCGCCGCGCACCGGCTGCCGTTCCTGCCGACGAGGGCGGGGCTCGGCTCCGACGTCATGCGGGTCAACCCGGGGCTGCGGACGGTGCGCTCGCCGTACACCGAGGAGGATCTGGTCGCGGTCCCCGCGCTGACGATGGACGTGGCTCTGGTGCACCTCAACAGGGCCGACCGGCGGGGCAACGCGCAGTACCTCGGCCCCGATCCCTACTTCGACGACCTGTACGCCAAGGCCGCCACGAGCTGTTACGTCTCCTGCGAACGGCTCGTGGACAGCGCGGACCTGCTGAAGGAGGGGCCGGTCCAGTCGCTGCTGATCAGCAGGACGTTCGTCACGGGCGTGGTCGAGGCGCCGGGCGGGGCCGGGTTCACCTCGTGCGAGCCCGACTACGGCAGGGACGAGGCCGAGCAGCGCCGTTACGCGACGACTCCATGGCGGGAGTACCACGATGAGCAGGGCTGA